One Schistocerca nitens isolate TAMUIC-IGC-003100 chromosome 1, iqSchNite1.1, whole genome shotgun sequence DNA segment encodes these proteins:
- the LOC126206075 gene encoding beta-1,4-glucuronyltransferase 1-like, with protein sequence MPSLLSNRCAYVLPVFEMDSRLKHVPRDKTELRQLALRQQVRPYHWAVYRRNQRCLQPTRWLFHESNASQLNIAYEMPYEWKAEPVFVATSEDLPLFDETFVGYGFTRNTQAYEMFASGWRFLVLDNAFLVHSGFQSTKQRPKWRQRQMAQNYGLLRKWAHRVAVQGGSDPLRLARRYSLRRKRP encoded by the exons ATGCCGTCCCTTCTGTCAAACAGGTGCGCGTACGTGCTGCCGGTATTCGAGATGGACTCGAGGCTGAAGCACGTGCCGAGGGACAAGACTGAGCTGCGGCAACTGGCGCTGAGGCAGCAGGTGCGCCCCTACCACTGGGCAGTGTACAGGCGTAACCAGAGGTGCTTGCAGCCCACACGCTGGCTGTTCCACGAATCGAATGCCTCTCAGCTTAACATAGCATACGAGATGCCGTACGAGTGGAAGGCCGAACCAGTATTTGTCGCAACCAGCGAAGATCTTCCTCTCTTCGATGAGACGTTCGTCGGCTACGGATTCACCAGAAACACGCAG GCCTACGAGATGTTCGCTTCTGGTTGGCGGTTCTTAGTGCTGGACAACGCCTTCCTGGTACACTCCGGATTCCAGTCTACGAAGCAGCGGCCGAAGTGGCGACAGAGGCAGATGGCCCAGAACTACGGCCTGCTGAGGAAGTGGGCGCACCGCGTCGCCGTCCAAGGCGGCTCAGACCCTCTCCGTCTGGCTCGCAGGTACTCGCTCAGGAGGAAGCGGCCCTGA